aataaaaaaaataattttttaaactagtaaaaagtgattttcaattttttttacaattttttatacgtaaaaatttaaaaatttttaaataaaaacttgaattagcgaaaagcgaatctcaaatttaaaatctaaatttaatataatttaattcaaatttttttttttttgaaattgacgtcccttaaataattaatataaaattaattaaataaactaaggtaagaattttttttcaaaattattttttaaaaaataaggcaatattaaaagaataaaaataaattatttgaattagcagaaagcgattttcaaatttttgctatttaggtaaattttttaaaagttaaattaaatataaagattttttttttttaattttttaacaatttttgaataactatagttcaagaaaaattaaaaattgtaaaaacttacctgaaattttttgaaaaaaataaaaagtgaaatatttttcataactgtAATGGcctcaaaacattaaaaaaaattaatttctgttattttacgataaaatttgactatttttatttatttattttttttatggaattaaggaaattatttgactCAAGGGAAATGTTTTACAGGAACGTGAAGGTGGGAAAGGTCAATAACACAATGTTAAAACCTTACAAGAAATATCTTCCATAATAAGCGGAATACGGAGATGCAAAGTACGGCGAGGCGACATATGGCGATGCCAAGTAGGGTGAAGCAGCAACGTACGCAGCAGGAGCAACAACGGGAGCTGCTACGGCGTGATTTACGACGTGCGCGTTATACGTGGAAGCAATTGGCACAACAGCTGCTGGAGCGAAAATTCCTGGTTTAGCTTCTGGTTTGGCTTCGGGTTTTGCGTGAATTGAGCTGAAAACCGCCAAAATGACGAAAATGAaggactgcaaaaaaattgttaagtaagttttaatttgggagaaaatttttattttttcaattttttaccaaaacttTTGCTGCCATCGTAAGAAAATTGGTTTGATTTGCGTTCAGGTGAAAGAACAAATTGACACTGATACTTTGAGCACAGTTCAATCGtctttttatattcaattatttcgATATTTACAAATACTCAGTGTGTCACTGCGTGCGGCAGATGTCTTGAATATTAAGTAGATATCGAACAGACATTCAATACGCACGTATGACCTCAACTCATGTACTACACTGAAattgctcaaatttttaatacgtttgatttcaatgaaatttttcgcaatgTTTACCTCGAGAATTATACTTTTTATGTCTtccttttggattttttgggTGCTATTTATGTTATGATGAAGTTACataatttcgtaaattttgtaaatatttctaaGAAATGAGAGTtgagaagaaaagtttttaaattaacaagaaGTTTTAAAGTTCAGTGTTGATATttgagagaaataaaaatatttgcttaatttaagttgatttataaatttgattagATTAAAAGACATAAagtaaagtattttaaaaaatcaaattttgatacaaattttaagtaaaaaaaaataaaattcgatcTTTTGAAGAGACCATGAAAtaggttttaaatttaaaaataaaattaaagaagaatttttgtaatatttaaattaaaaattatttttacacttttttttacatagaaatatttagttacagctttaatacaaaaaaaaaaacttacaagttgaaaattaattaaattaataaaatataaaactaaatttaataaataaattaattttaaaataaatattaaatatagttaatttttattaattaaattaaagttaataactattttaaataaataaaatattaaaaaaaaattaaaaaattatgaaaaaaattaaaaaaattaaaaaaaaataattaaataaagattattaataaataattttaaattcataacaaaattttatgacttttgccttatttttgataaaaatattaaaaaaaataaaaaaaaaataatttaaataatattttaaaatttaaattaattaataaattctgaTTCTTGGCTtggaaaacatttaaaattaaaactaattaattcaaacatttaattttcaacaaaaataaaaaaaatataaaaaaatttcagaacattatttttcgaattaaagtataaaaaaaaaactttaatatttaaaatggatATCGATTACCTCTTAAATCTACATAGGAAGTTAAACCAGTGAATAAAACGTAACTCTGAATTCCTTTGAACTGGAAaacttcaagcaaaaaaattatgcaaaaatattcaatttcatatatatatatttcttGCATTTTCTTTTATCAATATATTCGTGTGTCTTACATTTTTCTgttgtatataataataaatatttcatcattttacattttttttttggtttatttttattaaattataaatcttAAAGtctataaattaattcaattttttgtgccaatttttatctataaatattttttttcacatttattttattttttacataatattttttttcttatttttcttaaaaagtcaagaaatcatgtcaacatattttttcattcctaATCTACAAGTTTTTACTATTTACAATAAActcatttttcaacatttcctttctaaaaaaaactatcagtTCCTGTTCTATTTTTCAATTCCTCtaaactaacattttttatcaatatttctcATACTCttgataatattaaaaagtctagaaaaataaataaataataataatatgtaataaaatgtattcATAACATATTTACATCATGTCTTGCTCAACTCGATGAAACATCGTTTCCAAcactttttcataataatatacgatgataaaaatatatattgaattTTGCACATACGTTGCAATGATACGAGAGGGTGATATGTTCCAAGGGTGTACAGCAAAAGAATTGCTGTTATTGTTTTCGTAAAAGTGTATTATCCTTCGATTCCTGGCTTGGTAGGAGCAACAAAGCAACTGGAGAGGAACACAtattatattcataaaaattggttAGATCTAtaatatgtgtgtgtgtgtgtgtgtggggtAAGTTATCTTGTTTCTTTCATGTTTATGGGAAAATTTgtaatcgatatttttttttgaattttgatatttttcatcgtGCGTTCCTTATAGTGCTAAGAAAGTCTTTTGAAGGTCGTGTGTCAGTCAACGGGGGGGTTGTCAATATTTGTTCATGATGGGGCTTCGACGTTAATATTGCATTTTATATGGTAATTGgtttttccttgattttattataaaaactgCTGCTCTTGTGGGTGGTTTTGTGTATATTGTAAATGGCTGTCGGAGAAAAACTAATCGGGTAAGTTCATTTGAAGttattcaaaaagaaaaaatgtgacaagttaatggatttttttgattgattattaattttaatttttttaaagagattatttatgacatttttgtttgaaataacaAATCTCTgttaatgttgaaaaaattgaaaaatttaacaagaaaaatttcaaacaaaactttgacagttgaaaattttttttgttaaaaatcaaaattttttatcattaaaagaaacaaaattgtctaaaagttgataaaaaaattttattaagaaaaaattgataacaaattttattatcaaaaataatcaaaaaattaaaaatttaacaagaaaaattttagctgTCAAAGActtgtcaattcaaaatttgacagttgaaatgttttttgtcaaaatttttgatttcattgaagaattttcaatttataaacaatttgAAGAATATTTCATGCAACTCTTttgtttgatataatttttttttattttttaatattcaaaaattaaaaattttaacaagaaaaatttcaactgtcaaattttgaattgacaaaattttaacagatgaaatttttcttgtcaaattttcaatattttaacatataaagatgcaaaattaattattttaagcaaaaatgtaattaaaaaatttaaaaaaaattaatattttgaattttaaaatattttaatgaacttaCCCCCCGAATAAAAGCGCTCTAATCAATTTTTCCTCAACAAATTTGTAATGGAGAGTCATGAATAATGCCAcaactttcaatattttaatattaaaaacacatGTGTAATAGAAAGAAAACACAAATTGCATTCATACGTCTTTCCCATATCTCCGTGCTTCCTCATGTGATATGGAAAATTCCTTTTATATGGCAATTCAGAGCCGGCAAAAATATTGAGACAATCGAGATTCTAATGAAAAATGGTTGTCTCTTGTGACTTAATGtcattcatcatcatttcacTGCAGGATTTACAGATAAAAATTGTCACGCTTGACGATGATAGACGccacaaatcaaaatttacatttatttatatttacggCTCTGATGTGTGTTATTTACAAAAAGTGATGTTTTGCATTTTCATTTACGGAGCTTAGACTTTAGCAGAGAGatataatttgatatttatgtttttttttgcttacatttaaatatttatgcttttaaatattttatgtgaatttattGTCTAGACCATTAATAACGTTCATCGTTCTTTCGTCGTTTCAGACAAATTACACGGGAGCTGGAGAGGGTCCCGATCGTCCCAATTCTTTGACAGGCAACGCTGTCGATAGCTCTCCCGTTAGAATGTCCGCTGGCGATGTCGAAATAAAGTCACTTCGTTCAATAAATCCGTCTTCGGTGTAGCCCATTTTGACTAAACATGGCTCGTCGCCCGTCATGGCGCACATATTGTTCGAATCCTCGTAATTGGGGTTTGTGATCGAGAGAACACCGTATCTACCGCCTTCCCCTTCACGCAAACTACGGTAATGACCGCGACGAGATTTGCTGCTGCGTGGCGCCGAATAAAGTTTTAAGACGCGACAATTGCAGCTTACTAACATCGCGATGGCAAGTccctgtgaaaattttaaaattttatttaaaattttttttttttagttttttaaaggaaaacttACTTGAACACCTTGCGCTACGCTGTACAAAGCCCATAACTGAGGCTTGTTATAAATCGCCGCCATTGCTCCGAAAAAGATGACAATCGTCAAGACAATCAACAACtggaaaaaatgacaaacgtaagtaaagataataaaaatttctgtctGATTATCTGTCTAGTAGCTGCCgagaaaatataaagaaagacaaaatttgaataataaaaaaacgtatttaaatttatcgcgCTGCAATCCAGCAATGAATACGTAATTTCAACgagcaatttttgattaaaacgaACAATGACGGAGTGGAAtagaacaataaaatttatttttatggtttttcatttattttctctgCACGCCGCCTCCCGATATTAAAGTTAGTACTTACCTTAACAAAGAGTCCAATCTGCAATCCGCGTTTTCGCATCATTTTATTCTTCACTTTCAGATCAACCTGAAGCCCAGCAGACAATTTTATCGCGCCATTCGCTTGTGCCGCGAGATAATATCCGGCGAATAAAAGAACCGCAGCGGGAACGAGAAATCCCCAAACGTAACCAGTGCCATCcattaacctaaaaaaaaaattttttttttattaaaattgaacaaaaaattcaatagaaaaaatccaatcacgagattgacaaaaaaaaaatgcaatcgaATCGCCAAATGTTTGCACTGAACAATTgattatagaaaaaatctcGTCTTCAGGAATTTCGCATTAACTCGAACCGAATACAAACAACACGTGAATCGCTGTCAATTTCATGTCCATCCACGAGATGAGCATCGAACGTTGTCCTACATTTCGTTTCGACACGCGAAACGAGGACTGacataaaaatccattttattttaacgataCTTTTATAGAGTAATTTTCAAgagatttcattttttttcactttttctcaTTCGCACTACGAACTGAGCTGCGATATCATCTCGATTATAATGTCTGTCGATTGGAAAGCCGTCGTTCGTTCAAATTGgcttattttatacaaaaaaaaaattcatacaataaaaattttatatccaGCTCATTTATATTGATTCTATCAcatacacagaaaaaaaaaccgtagCGGGAGAGAGAGAGTGTCtaacaaattatttgttgAATTGGATGGAAAAACCAAtccatataaataaaaatgtccgtaagttttcttttcgattttttttttattattttggtttCATCTTCAGCActcgagataaaaaatttaatataattgaaagggaaaaaaaggaaaaattggtGTCATCATTGTCAAGGTTGCCCGAAAATGAAAacgaaaactaattttaaccCATGCGACAAAGTAAAAGGAAAAGAAGAGAGAAGGAGTAACTAAGCAACGTAAAATTAGAATtacagtaaataaattttcaaaagttgctGAAGCAAAAAACAGtcgaaatacaaataaatagcAAATTGTCAAGAGAAAATGGAATAACTAAGACTACGTTTTTATCGTCtttcgcatatttttttttttcaatttttattatctattGCAGAGTTTTCTAGTTAAGTATTGATGATATTGGCGaggaaacaaaaacaattctaACGAATTagcttttcatttcaattatgtcgaatttcttggaaaaaaacttcaatttcaaTAGTTGATGTGATCTGTTTTTGTTTGGCTCAAATAGTTAATGATACGAGAGTTCAATGCtttcaatgaaattgaaactatTGAAAACTTTAGAGTTTtgtggaattaaaaaaaaaattaatttggcgGTATTTCATACTGAAGAGGTAAatattcagttttaatttgaacaatatttaatctaagaatttaatttcagcATAAATCAACAGAATTATACCAACTTTCAcgtgctaaaaattttacttttaactcaaaggaaaatttcacaaaattaaaaaaaattcttcaaacacGTTTGCAGACaattttcgcacaaaaaaaaaatacaaaatttcatttctttcaaaatttaaatttcaaactaaaaGATTTGTTTTGCCTTATGAtcaggtcaaaaaaaaatgaatttaatattttcgaccaaaatcaacaacaaagaaaaatttttttaattaaaaaaatgtaattttaaaaaattaatgattaaaaaaataaattcaatcaaaaaaaaataataatttaatttaatttatttattttttaatattttatttaattaaaaaataaaaaaaattaaataattaaattttttaaaaaattaataaaaatatgcaaaaaaaaaatattttttgttaattttttatttattaaataattttttttatttttgatttaatttattttaattgcttttattaagcctttaaaaaatattaaatgattcaatttttttgtttttatttttttttttcaattattttcatcttAATGATGAActttgattttattgaaaaaaatagagaaagtagtcgtctaaagaacgacatattataccgcatttcaatgttATACGCTTTTTTGTATTCCTCAAAAAAactcctcatgacccttttgcaatttataatttcaaaacaaaagatttttttattttaaaggaaatttttttttatttttttttgatttttgatttaaaaaaattaatttaaaaaattgcatagtTTTAtgattagttttcaaatcaaaacttgtcaaaggaaatttttttttcagtttcaattttttaaagtaagtttgatcaaaaaattaatttattttattagaaattttttaaaaataattttatttaacaaaaaactattaaaaaatgaaaaaaaattaaaaattttttggtttttattttttttttcaaattaaaattattcaaaggaaattttttttttttcggtttcaatttttgacagttttgagttaaaaaatgattaaaaattaaattgctcttgacaaatttttatcaaaaaattttaaagtttttgaaaaatcaaaactatgttttttttattttcaatttaattatgaaaaaaaatatttttctaaaattgctttacaaaaatttttcaaaattttcaaacttttgacaaaaaaaatcattttttcttcgaaatgcggtaaaaaaaatcattttctatgtgctaaatttatttttcaagattttcaattcttttgatttgccaaaaataatttttatttgaagatttgagtttttatttatttgagcgaattttctttttcccgaaaaactaaaaaagacTCGAATTGATAGAATTTACTTAAACTTCAACAAATcgaaatttatctcaaaagCAGTACAAGGACATCAGTCTGAATCGTGCCATGCCGATGTCGAGtgtaaataatgagaaaaattgccATTTAAATAGTTGTTTAATGTTTATCTGATGTTACATTACTACCGGATGCTGAAGTGCACATAAAACTTTGTCGACAACACAAACAAACCAATTAAACgacaacgaagaagaagaagaagagagcAACTGcaaatgatataaaattaaattgtgaatGTGGGCGAGAAATGCACACAAAAAGTGAGGAAAAAACCGACGAGCAACCGACTGAATGGCAAAccaattagaattaatttttgtctccgTTCGTGTGCAatccatgatttttttgtgtcaattttcGCATGGAAATATTTCGAATGGAAAAACTCACCAACAATGACTGCCGGTAGCAACATCGTGCGCCAACTGATCCAAAACTTGCGATCCCGTTAACTTAATTTCGTGCTCCTTGTATCTGAATGCCGCCGCAACGCCGAGCATCAAGAGTGGCAGTCCCCATGATAAAAGGCTgtgaatggaaatttttagttagaaTGTTTCAAAATATACAGAGATAAGGTCGACAACAATTTGTGCGTGTGTATCTCgccaaatttgcataaaaataaatagatttttaccTGTAATGTGCTAACATTTTACCCATTTTCGGTTCGGGTTGTGGcactaaatttgaatttgctcTGAAGACACTAAGCGCATGATGGCAGCAACATACTAGCCATCCCAGACTAGCgagtttcataaataatagaGCTAACGATAAGGAAAGGCATAATTCAGGATCCTGTTGaatatacaacaaaaaaaaagtgaatagaGAATAAAAGATGACAGTTTTTcgacataaataaatagaagaagaagaagagtttTTGGGATAAATAAATGGGTTAGTGTTATTTATGGCGAAAAAGGCATTTGCGGTGCGAAAATTTATGGTAAAAGGATTTAAATTGGACAAAAGAACCAGGAGTCTCCATTATATTATccttttttaatgacaatatttgggacaaaaagcgCTTTAGCGgagaaagattttaaattttagatgaaaatcgTAAACAAAAGTGTCTAAGATTTATTATATGGCAc
The sequence above is drawn from the Culicoides brevitarsis isolate CSIRO-B50_1 chromosome 1, AGI_CSIRO_Cbre_v1, whole genome shotgun sequence genome and encodes:
- the LOC134827196 gene encoding adhesion G protein-coupled receptor E4-like, with the protein product METLYTGHIHGFPPATNVSYGYSNAWGSQGGLVALGVVLGSSVSLVGLAFAFITYSLFSDLRSLAGTTLLSLLASLFMGQLLFVIGVGGIQDPELCLSLSLALLFMKLASLGWLVCCCHHALSVFRANSNLVPQPEPKMGKMLAHYSLLSWGLPLLMLGVAAAFRYKEHEIKLTGSQVLDQLAHDVATGSHCWLMDGTGYVWGFLVPAAVLLFAGYYLAAQANGAIKLSAGLQVDLKVKNKMMRKRGLQIGLFVKLLIVLTIVIFFGAMAAIYNKPQLWALYSVAQGVQGLAIAMLVSCNCRVLKLYSAPRSSKSRRGHYRSLREGEGGRYGVLSITNPNYEDSNNMCAMTGDEPCLVKMGYTEDGFIERSDFISTSPADILTGELSTALPVKELGRSGPSPAPV